The region ATGAAGGTCGAGGTCGAGGTTCCAGAAGAATTCCTTGGGACAGTGATGGGAGATCTAATTGCCCGTCGCGGTCAAATTGAGGGACAAACCGTAGAAAATGGCATTGCCAAAGTGACGGCAAAAGTTCCTCTCGAACGGATGTTTGGTTATGCCACTGACATTCGCTCGAATACCCAAGGTCGGGGAATTTTCTCGATGGAATTTAGCCATTACGAGGAAGTCCCCCGTAATGTGGCTGAGGCGATCATTGCCAAAAATAAAGGGAACGCATAGTCTATACGAGGAACAACATGGCACGCGCTAAATTTGAACGAACCAAACCCCACGTTAACGTTGGTACCATTGGTCACGTCGACCACGGTAAAACGACACTGACTGCAGCCATCACCATGACACTGGCTGCCCAGGGGAAAGCTCAGGCTCGCAAATACGATGAGATTGATGCTGCCCCTGAAGAAAAAGCCCGTGGGATTACGATCAACACCGCTCACGTGGAGTATGAAACTGAGAAACGCCACTATGCCCACGTGGATTGCCCCGGCCACGCTGACTATGTGAAAAACATGATCACGGGTGCCGCTCAAATGGACGGTGCCATTCTGGTCGTGGCCGCAACGGATGGTGCAATGCCCCAAACCAAAGAGCACATTCTCTTGGCCCGTCAGGTGGGGGTGCCCAGCATCGTCGTCTTCCTGAACAAAGTGGATATGGTGGATGACGAAGAGCTGTTGGAGCTGGTGGAACTAGAACTGCGAGAACTGCTTAATGAATATGAATTCCCCGGCGACGAAGTGCCCATCATCCGTGGTTCGGGTCTGAAAGCCCTCGAAGCCATGACCGCCAACCCGAAAACTCTGCGCGGTGAAAACGAGTGGGTAGATAAAATCTACGAGCTCATGGATGCCGTGGATAACTACATTCCTACCCCTGAGCGGGATGTGGATAAGCCCTTCCTGATGGCTGTGGAAGATGTTTTCTCCATTACCGGTCGCGGTACTGTGGCGACGGGTCGGATTGAGCGCGGTCGCATTAAACTCAACGAAACCGTTGAACTCGTGGGCCTGCGGGAAACGCGGACAACGACGGTCACCGGTATTGAAATGTTTAAGAAGAGCCTCGAAGAAGGGATTGCCGGTGACAACGCCGGTTTGCTCCTGCGGGGTCTAAAAAAAGAGGATGTGGAGCGGGGGATGGTGATTGCTAAGCCCGGCTCCATTACGCCCCACACCAAGTTTGAGGGTGAAGTGTACGTGCTCACTGAAAAAGAGGGCGGTCGTAAAACTCCCTTCTTTGCGGGTTATCGTCCTCAGTTCTATGTGCGTACCACTGATGTGACTGGCACGATTACCTCCTTTACGTCTGACGATGGTAGTGCCGCTGAAATGGTGATGCCTGGTGACCGCATCAAAATGACCGTGGAACTGATCCAGCCCATTGCCATTGAGCAGGGGATGCGCTTTGCGATCCGTGAAGGTGGTCGTACCATTGGGGCGGGTGTCGTCTCCAAAATCATTGAGTAGTTGATGCTTGAGGCCGTTAGCCCCTTTGCAGGGTTAGCGGTCTTTTTTTGTCTTAATTTTTGTTTGGTTGTTTTTGAACCTTGACAAGTAAGGAAGATTCCTATGGCTGCTTTACAACAGAAAATTCGTATTCGCCTTAAGGCTTTTGATCACCGCTTGCTCGATACCTCCTGCGATCGCATTGTCGATACCGCGAAAAGAACCGGTGCTTCTCCGGTGGGTCCGATTCCCCTACCTACGCGCCGTCGAATTTACTGCGTCCTGCGATCGCCCCACGTGGACAAGGACTCGCGGGAGCATTTTGAAACCCGTACCCACTGCCGTATTCTCGATATTTACCAACCTTCGCCCAAAACCATTGATGCCCTGATAAAGTTGGACCTGCCGGCGGGCGTGGATATTGAAGTGAAATTGTAAGCCTTGCCAAAGTTCACTACACTGAGGGATATGACGCATACGATCATTCATCCCTCTTCCTCCAAATCTTCTTTTGAGTCCCCTGCTATGGCCTACCGCATTAACTGCCAGCAGGGGCAGACCCATCTTTTATGGGTGACGCTGCGGCTAACGGCACCGCAAACCGATGTCCTTGATCTGCATTTACCGGTGTGGACGCCCGGCTCCTACCTCGTGCGGGAATATGCACGGCATCTTCAGGACTTTACAGCAGCAACTGCCGATGGCACGCCCCTTGAGTGGTGGAAGTGTACTAAGAACCAGTGGCAGGTAGCCTGCACGCCGGGTCTAGAACTCAAAGTACGCTATGCCATCTATGCCCATGAACTCTCAGTACGCACGAGCCATTTTGATCGCAGCCATGCCTACTTCAACCCAGCAGCGGTTTGCCTCTATGTGCCGCAGTATCGCGATCAGCCCCTCACCATCACGATTGAAGCGCCACCGGACTGGCGGGTGACGACTCCCCTGGAGGGGTGGGGTGAAGATGGCCGCACCTTTTGGGCGCCTAACTACGATCTCCTTGTGGATAGCCCCTTTGAGGTGGGCACCCATGGAATTTACACCTTTGAGGTGGACGGCAAACCCCATGAATTGGCGGTCTGGGGCAAGGGAAATTTTGATCCAAAGCGGGCGATCGCTGACATACAGCGGATTATTGAGACGGAGGCCAGTTTTTTTGGCGGACTGCCCTACGATCGCTATGTCTTTATTTTGCACCTTACCCACAAAGGCTATGGCGGTCTCGAGCATTTGAATAGCTGCTCGTTAATTTTTCATCGTTTTGGCTTTCAGCAGCCAGAGCAGTATTGCCGTTTCCTTTGTTTAGTGGCCCATGAGTTTTTCCATCTCTGGAATATCAAACGCATCCGTCCCCAAGCTTTCGAGGTCTTTGACTACGACAGCGAGAATTACACCACCAGCCTCTGGTTTGTCGAGGGGGTGACCAGTTATTTTGATCAGCTCATTCCCCTGTGGGCGGGGCTATTTGATGCACCGACCTATCTGAAACTGCTGAGCGACAGCCTGAATCGCTATTTCCACACACCGGGCCGCTTTGTCCAATCCCTGAGTGCTGCTAGTTTTGATGCTTGGATTAAGCTCTACCGTCCGGACGAAAATAGTATTAATTCCCAGATGTCCTACTACCTCAAAGGGGAGTTGGTCGCACTGCTGCTGGATTTGCGGATTCGCTTGAACTTTAATCACCAGCGATCGCTCCTGGATGTCCTGCGGCGGCTATGGCAGCGGTATTGTGAAACCGGTGAAGGCTACACGCCGGATGAGTTGTGGCAAACCATTGAAACTGTTGCCGATGAAAACCTGAGCACCTGGCGCGAGCAATTCATTGAAGGAACAGTGGAACTTCCCCTTCAGGAGTGGCTGACTAAAGTTGGGCTAGAACTGGTTCCCCAAGACGCGCTGCCCTATACGGGACTTCAATTTCAGCAGGAACAGGGGTCTCTTCAAATCAAGGCCGTCCTGCGGGACTCCCCCGCTGAACAGGCAGGCTTAGGGGCTGGAGATGAAATCATTGCCCTCAATGGTTGGCGCGTCAAGGCACAAGACTGGTCAGAGCGATTGCGGGAATACACAGCGGGAGAGACGATTCACCTGACATGGTTCCATGATCAGCAATTGCAGTCAGGGGATTTGATTTTGGGAGAACCCCAACCCCACTATCGCTTGCAATGTCGAGCCGATGCCACGCCGAGCCAGCGGGCACATCTGGAAGCCTGGTTGGGAGCAACCGCCACTCAGCTCTAGGGAAGTAGCCCCATGCTTCAGCCCTTAATTCAAGATCGCGATCGCTTGGAACAGGTGCTGCGGCAGTTGCCTTTGGCACCGGGCGTCTATTTCCTTAAGGATAAGACAGATCAAATTCTCTACATTGGCAAGTCCAAACGCCTGCGATCGCGGGTGCGTTCCTATTTTCGTGAACCCGCTCAACTGGGACCCCGCCTTGAGCGAATGGTCTATCAGGTGGCGGAGATTGAGTTCATTGTCACAGATACGGAAGCTGAGGCGCTGGCTCTGGAAGCCAATTTAATCAAGCAGCATCAGCCCCACTTCAACGTTCTCCTCAAGGATGACAAGAAATACCCCTACGTTTGTATTACGTGGTCCGAACCCTATCCCCGTATTTTCATTACTCGCAAACGCCAGTTTGGCAATGGGGGGGATCCCCGCAGTGATTCTGCCAAGGATCGCTACTATGGTCCCTACGTGGATAGCTTTCGCCTGCGCCAAACCCTAGCCCTGGTGAAGCGGCTTTTTCCACTGCGGCAACGTCCCCGCCCCCTCTTTAGGGATCGCCCTTGCCTCAACTACGATATTGGGCGCTGTCCGGGGGTCTGCCAAGGCCTGATTTCTCCCCAAGAGTATCGGCAAACGCTACAAAGGGTGGCAATGATCTTCCAGGGACGCACGGGAGAACTGGTGGCACAGTTGCAGGCACAAATGGCCCAAGCGGCAGCAGATCTCAATTTTGAATTGGCAGCCCGACTGCGAGATCAAATCCGCGGCCTGGAACATTTAGGCGTGGATCAAAAAGTTTCCTTGCCCGATGACACCGTCTCCCGAGATGCCATTGCCCTTGCGGTGGGCGATCGCCATGCAGCCATTCAACTGTTTCAAATTCGCGCTGGTCGCTTGGTGGGGCGTTTAGCTTTCGTCGCCGATGCCCAAAGCGGCAGTGCCGGTACAATTTTGCAGCGGGTCCTTGAAGAGCACTATGCCCAAGTGGAGGATGTAGAAATTCCCAGTGAAATTTTGCTACAGCATCCTCTCCCCGAACCAGATTTCCTACGCACGTACCTCAGTGAAAAGAAAGGCCGCGCCGTTACCCTCACCGTTCCCCAACGGCAGGCAAAAGCAGAACTCATTGCCATGGTGCAACGAAACGCAGAATTAGAATTGGCACGGCTACAACAGGCTAGCGATCGCACCCAAACTGCCCTTGAAGATTTAGCCCAGCTCCTTGGCCTTGACACCCTCCCCCACCGCATTGAGGGCTACGACATTTCCCACATTCAGGGGTCTGACGCGGTGGCCTCACGGGTTGTCTTTATTGATGGCCTGCCCGCCCAGCAGCACTATCGCCACTACAACATCCGCAATCCCGAGGTAAAGCTTGGCCACTCCGACGACTTTGCCAGTCTTGCTGAGATTCTGCGTCGCCGCTTTGCCCCCTACCTTGAAGGGCAGGGGGAGACCCCCGATGACTGGCCAGATATCATTCTCATTGATGGCGGCAAGGGACAACTGTCCGCTGTGGTTCAGGTGTTGGAGCCGCTCCTAGAGGAACTCACCCTTGTTAGCTTGGCCAAACAACGGGAAGACATTTTTCTCCCCCATCAACGCCAACCTCTCCCTGCAGATCCAGAGCAACCAGGGGTGCAATTACTGCGCCGCGTGCGTGATGAGGCCCATCGCTTTGCCCTTAACTTCCACCGTCAGAAACGTGCCCAACGCCAACGGCGATCGCACCTCGACCAAATCCCCGGCTTAGGCTACCAACGTCAAAAGGAACTCCTCGCCACCTTCCGCTCCATTGACTATATCCGTATGGCCACCCCTGAACAGTTGGCACAGGTGAACGGGGTTGGCCCCCGCCTAGCGGCAAGAATTTACCGCTATTTTCATCCTGATGCTGATTAGAGAAAAGCTAGGCGTTTCCCAGTTTTCCAAGGAGGCAGTTGATTGCCATTTTCAAAGCGGGTAACGCGATTCGAACGCGCGACATCAACC is a window of Thermosynechococcus vestitus BP-1 DNA encoding:
- a CDS encoding M61 family metallopeptidase, with the protein product MAYRINCQQGQTHLLWVTLRLTAPQTDVLDLHLPVWTPGSYLVREYARHLQDFTAATADGTPLEWWKCTKNQWQVACTPGLELKVRYAIYAHELSVRTSHFDRSHAYFNPAAVCLYVPQYRDQPLTITIEAPPDWRVTTPLEGWGEDGRTFWAPNYDLLVDSPFEVGTHGIYTFEVDGKPHELAVWGKGNFDPKRAIADIQRIIETEASFFGGLPYDRYVFILHLTHKGYGGLEHLNSCSLIFHRFGFQQPEQYCRFLCLVAHEFFHLWNIKRIRPQAFEVFDYDSENYTTSLWFVEGVTSYFDQLIPLWAGLFDAPTYLKLLSDSLNRYFHTPGRFVQSLSAASFDAWIKLYRPDENSINSQMSYYLKGELVALLLDLRIRLNFNHQRSLLDVLRRLWQRYCETGEGYTPDELWQTIETVADENLSTWREQFIEGTVELPLQEWLTKVGLELVPQDALPYTGLQFQQEQGSLQIKAVLRDSPAEQAGLGAGDEIIALNGWRVKAQDWSERLREYTAGETIHLTWFHDQQLQSGDLILGEPQPHYRLQCRADATPSQRAHLEAWLGATATQL
- the uvrC gene encoding excinuclease ABC subunit UvrC encodes the protein MLQPLIQDRDRLEQVLRQLPLAPGVYFLKDKTDQILYIGKSKRLRSRVRSYFREPAQLGPRLERMVYQVAEIEFIVTDTEAEALALEANLIKQHQPHFNVLLKDDKKYPYVCITWSEPYPRIFITRKRQFGNGGDPRSDSAKDRYYGPYVDSFRLRQTLALVKRLFPLRQRPRPLFRDRPCLNYDIGRCPGVCQGLISPQEYRQTLQRVAMIFQGRTGELVAQLQAQMAQAAADLNFELAARLRDQIRGLEHLGVDQKVSLPDDTVSRDAIALAVGDRHAAIQLFQIRAGRLVGRLAFVADAQSGSAGTILQRVLEEHYAQVEDVEIPSEILLQHPLPEPDFLRTYLSEKKGRAVTLTVPQRQAKAELIAMVQRNAELELARLQQASDRTQTALEDLAQLLGLDTLPHRIEGYDISHIQGSDAVASRVVFIDGLPAQQHYRHYNIRNPEVKLGHSDDFASLAEILRRRFAPYLEGQGETPDDWPDIILIDGGKGQLSAVVQVLEPLLEELTLVSLAKQREDIFLPHQRQPLPADPEQPGVQLLRRVRDEAHRFALNFHRQKRAQRQRRSHLDQIPGLGYQRQKELLATFRSIDYIRMATPEQLAQVNGVGPRLAARIYRYFHPDAD
- the tuf gene encoding elongation factor Tu — its product is MARAKFERTKPHVNVGTIGHVDHGKTTLTAAITMTLAAQGKAQARKYDEIDAAPEEKARGITINTAHVEYETEKRHYAHVDCPGHADYVKNMITGAAQMDGAILVVAATDGAMPQTKEHILLARQVGVPSIVVFLNKVDMVDDEELLELVELELRELLNEYEFPGDEVPIIRGSGLKALEAMTANPKTLRGENEWVDKIYELMDAVDNYIPTPERDVDKPFLMAVEDVFSITGRGTVATGRIERGRIKLNETVELVGLRETRTTTVTGIEMFKKSLEEGIAGDNAGLLLRGLKKEDVERGMVIAKPGSITPHTKFEGEVYVLTEKEGGRKTPFFAGYRPQFYVRTTDVTGTITSFTSDDGSAAEMVMPGDRIKMTVELIQPIAIEQGMRFAIREGGRTIGAGVVSKIIE
- the rpsJ gene encoding 30S ribosomal protein S10, translated to MAALQQKIRIRLKAFDHRLLDTSCDRIVDTAKRTGASPVGPIPLPTRRRIYCVLRSPHVDKDSREHFETRTHCRILDIYQPSPKTIDALIKLDLPAGVDIEVKL